From the Phyllostomus discolor isolate MPI-MPIP mPhyDis1 chromosome 7, mPhyDis1.pri.v3, whole genome shotgun sequence genome, one window contains:
- the NPBWR1 gene encoding neuropeptides B/W receptor type 1: MHNASSWELEPSNTSCPGLSGGCLNVSSPPPLPPQPLAVAVPVVYAVICAVGLTGNSAVLYVLLRTPRKKNVTNLFILNLAIADELFTLVLPINIADFLLRQWPFGELMCKLIVAIDQYNTFSSLYFLVVMSADRYLVVLATAESRRVAGRTYGAARVVSLAVWGLVTLVVLPFAIFAHLDEEQGRRQCVLVFPQPEAFWWRASRLYTLVLGFAIPVSTICILYITLLCRLRAIRLDSHAKALDRAKKRVTLLVVAILAVCLLCWTPYHLSTVVALTTDLPQTPLVIAVSYFITSLSYANSCLNPFLYAFLDDSFRRSLRQLLGCRTAA, encoded by the coding sequence ATGCACAACGCATCGTCCTGGGAGCTGGAGCCCTCCAACACCTCGTGCCCCGGCCTCTCCGGGGGCTGCCTCAACGTGTCGAGCCCGCCGCCGCTGCCACCGCAGCCTCTGGCTGTGGCCGTACCAGTGGTCTACGCGGTGATCTGCGCCGTGGGGCTGACAGGTAACTCTGCGGTGCTGTACGTGCTGCTGCGGACGCCCCGCAAAAAGAATGTCACCAACCTTTTTATCCTCAACCTGGCCATCGCCGACGAGCTCTTCACGCTCGTGTTGCCCATTAATATCGCTGATTTTCTGCTGCGGCAGTGGCCCTTCGGGGAGCTCATGTGCAAACTCATTGTGGCTATTGACCAGTACAATACGTTCTCCAGCCTCTATTTCCTCGTGGTCATGAGCGCCGACCGCTACCTGGTGGTGCTGGCCACTGCGGAGTCGCGTCGGGTGGCGGGCCGCACCTACGGTGCCGCGCGCGTGGTGAGCCTGGCTGTGTGGGGGCTTGTGACGCTGGTTGTGCTGCCCTTCGCGATCTTCGCGCACCTGGATGAGGAGCAGGGCCGACGCCAGTGCGTGCTGGTCTTCCCCCAGCCGGAGGCCTTCTGGTGGCGGGCGAGCCGCCTCTATACACTAGTGCTCGGCTTCGCCATCCCCGTGTCTACCATCTGCATTCTCTATATCACCCTGCTGTGTCGATTGCGTGCCATACGCCTCGACAGTCATGCCAAGGCCCTGGACCGCGCTAAGAAACGGGTAACTCTTTTGGTGGTGGCGATCCTGGCCGTGTGCCTCCTCTGCTGGACGCCCTACCACCTGAGCACCGTGGTGGCGCTCACCACCGACCTCCCGCAGACGCCGCTCGTCATCGCGGTCTCCTACTTCATCACCAGCCTGAGCTATGCCAACAGCTGTCTCAACCCCTTCCTCTATGCCTTCTTGGACGACAGCTTCCGCAGGAGCCTCCGCCAGCTGCTGGGGTGCCGCACCGCCGCCTGA